A window of the Hordeum vulgare subsp. vulgare chromosome 5H, MorexV3_pseudomolecules_assembly, whole genome shotgun sequence genome harbors these coding sequences:
- the LOC123452763 gene encoding ABC transporter G family member 48-like isoform X1 — protein MEPSGSRRSASAASWGSRRSGSISHSLSGGDPFGRATSRRGHEDDEENLRWAALEKLPTYDRMRRAVIDGAGYELQGLVDINQLASGEAGRALLERVFQDDSEQFLRRLRDRVDRVGIELPAIEVRYQGLSVEVDAFVGSRALPTLWNSATNFLQGLVGQLASSNKRTINILQNVNGIIKPSRMTLLLGPPSSGKSTFMRALTGKLDKALKVSGSITYCGHTFEEFYPERTSAYVSQYDLHNAEMTVRETLDFSRRCLGVGARYDMLAELAAREREAGIKPDPEIDAFMKATAVQGQESNIVTDLTLKVLGLDICADMPIGDEMIRGVSGGQRKRVTTGEMLTGPARALFMDEISTGLDSSSTFQIVKYIRQLVHVMNDTVMISLLQPPPETYNLFDDIILLSEGYVVYHGPRENILEFFESAGFRCPERKGVADFLQEVTSKKDQQQYWYLDQEQYRHVSVPEFAERFKSFHVGQQMLKELQIPFDKSKTHPAALTTNKYGQSSWESFKTVMSRELLLMKRNSFIYIFKVTQLVILGLIAMTVFLRTKMPHGKISDSGKFFGALTFSLMTVLFNGFAELQFTIKMLPTFYKQRDFLFFPPWTIGLVNIISKVPVSLVESIVWVVLTYYVMGFAPAAGRFFRMLLAFFATHQMAMGLFRFLGAVLKSMVVANTLGTFVILLVFIFGGFIIPRGDIRPWWIWAYWSSPMMYSLNAISVNEFLSSRWAKPNNGTTSIDALTVGEAILKAKGYFTRDWGFWVSIGALVGFTILFNILYLLALTYLSFGSSSNTVSDEENENETNTTIPIDEATNRPTRSQITLPFQPLSLSFNHVNYYVDMPAEMREQGFTESRLQLLSDISGTFRPGVLTALVGVSGAGKTTLMDVLAGRKTSGSIEGSITLSGYPKKQETFARVSGYCEQTDIHSPNVTVYESILYSAWLRLSSDVDENTRKMFVEEVMTLVELDVLRNAMVGLPGVGGLSTEQRKRLTIAVELVANPSIIFMDEPTSGLDARAAAIVMRAVRNTVNTGRTVVCTIHQPSIDIFESFDELLLMKRGGRVIYAGELGQHSHKLVEYFEAIPGVEKITEGYNPATWMLEVSSPLAEARLNVNFAEIYANSDLYRKNQELIKELSIPLPGYEDLSFPMKYSQNFYNQCVANFWKQYKSYWKNPPHNGMRFLMTMIYGLVFGTVFWQKGTKINSEQDLSNLLGATYAAVFFLGSANCITVQPVVSIERTVFYREKAAGMYSPLSYALAQTCVEVIYNILQGIQYTVIIYVMIGYEWKAAKFFYFLFFIISSFNYFTLFGMMLVALTSSSMLANIPIAFVFPLWNLFAGFLVAKPLIPIWWRWYYWANPVSWTIYGVIGSQFGDNTSSFSVSGGGHTVVKQFLEDSLGIKHDFLGYVVLAHFAYVIGFFLVFGYSIKVLNFQKR, from the exons ATGGAGCCGTCGGGCAGCCGCCGGAGTGCCAGCGCGGCCTCCTGGGGCTCCCGCCGCTCCGGGTCCATCTCGCACTCCTTGAGCGGGGGTGACCCCTTCGGCCGCGCCACGTCGCGGCGGGGccacgaggacgacgaggagaacCTGCGCTGGGCCGCGCTCGAGAAGCTGCCCACCTACGACCGCATGCGCCGCGCCGTCATCGACGGAGCCGGTTACGAGCTGCAGGGACTGGTGGACATTAACCAGCTGGCCAGCGGCGAGGCCGGCAGGGCGCTGCTGGAGAGGGTGTTCCAAGACGACAGCGAGCAGTTTCTGAGGCGGCTCAGGGACCGGGTGGATCGGGTGGGCATCGAGCTGCCGGCGATAGAGGTCAGGTATCAGGGGCTCTCCGTCGAGGTCGACGCCTTCGTCGGCAGCCGCGCCCTGCCCACGCTCTGGAACTCAGCCACAAACTTCCTGCAG GGTCTTGTGGGACAACTTGCTTCCTCGAACAAGAGGACCATCAACATACTCCAGAACGTCAATGGCATCATCAAACCATCAAG GATGACCCTTCTGCTTGGACCTCCATCTTCAGGAAAGAGCACATTTATGCGAGCCCTTACTGGGAAGCTCGACAAAGCCCTCAAG GTATCTGGCAGCATCACTTACTGTGGCCATACGTTTGAGGAGTTCTACCCTGAGAGGACCAGTGCGTATGTTAGTCAGTACGATCTCCACAACGCAGAGATGACCGTAAGAGAGACACTGGATTTCTCCAGGCGGTGCTTAGGCGTCGGTGCCAGATATGACATGCTCGCTGAGCTCGCTGCCAGGGAGCGTGAAGCTGGCATAAAGCCAGATCCTGAGATCGATGCTTTTATGAAAGCTACTGCGGTGCAAGGGCAGGAGAGTAATATTGTTACCGATCTTACTCTCAAG GTTCTTGGGCTTGACATTTGTGCTGATATGCCCATTGGTGACGAGATGATCAGAGGAGTTTCTGGCGGGCAGAGGAAGCGTGTAACAACTG GGGAGATGTTAACAGGACCTGCAAGGGCTTTGTTCATGGATGAAATTTCCACTGGTTTGGACAGCTCTAGCACATTTCAGATTGTGAAATACATAAGACAATTGGTCCATGTGATGAATGACACCGTGATGATCTCCCTCCTACAACCACCGCCAGAGACCTACAACCTGTTTGATGACATTATTTTGCTATCAGAAGGATACGTAGTGTACCATGGGCCACGTGAAAACATCTTGGAATTCTTTGAATCTGCTGGTTTCCGATGCCCTGAGAGGAAAGGAGTTGCTGACTTTCTTCAAGAGGTCACTTCCAAGAAAGACCAGCAACAGTACTGGTACCTTGACCAGGAGCAGTACCGTCACGTGTCTGTCCCAGAGTTTGCTGAACGTTTCAAGTCATTCCATGTAGGCCAGCAGATGCTCAAGGAGCTGCAAATTCCTTTCGACAAGTCCAAAACTCATCCTGCTGCGCTGACCACCAATAAGTATGGGCAATCCAGCTGGGAGTCATTCAAGACAGTGATGTCAAGAGAGCTGCTATTGATGAAGCGCAACTCCTTCATCTACATCTTCAAGGTTACCCAGTTGGTCATCCTTGGGCTCATTGCCATGACTGTGTTCCTCAGAACAAAGATGCCACATGGGAAGATTTCTGACAGCGGCAAATTCTTTGGTGCTTTGACTTTCAGTTTAATGACCGTCTTATTCAATGGATTTGCTGAGCTACAATTTACTATTAAAATGCTTCCTACGTTCTACAAACAGAGGGATTTCTTGTTCTTTCCTCCATGGACCATTGGACTGGTAAACATAATCTCAAAAGTTCCTGTTTCGCTTGTGGAGTCGATAGTATGGGTTGTCCTCACTTACTATGTAATGGGCTTTGCGCCTGCTGCAGGAAG GTTCTTTCGTATGCTTTTAGCTTTTTTTGCTACTCACCAAATGGCAATGGGTCTTTTCCGATTTCTTGGTGCTGTTTTGAAATCAATGGTTGTGGCCAACACCTTGGGGACGTTTGTGATCCTTCTTGTTTTCATATTTGGAGGATTTATCATACCCAGAG GTGACATCCGACCATGGTGGATTTGGGCTTACTGGTCATCTCCTATGATGTACAGCCTGAATGCGATATCCGTCAATGAATTCCTTTCAAGTAGGTGGGCCAAA CCAAACAATGGTACTACATCTATCGATGCACTAACAGTAGGCGAGGCTATTCTTAAAGCCAAAGGCTATTTCACTAGAGATTGGGGATTTTGGGTTTCTATTGGAGCCCTTGTAGGATTCACTATTTTATTCAACATATTGTACCTTCTGGCACTTACGTACTTGAGCT TTGGCAGCAGCTCAAACACAGTTTCAGACGAGGAGAATGAGAATGAGACAAACACTACAATACCTATAG ATGAAGCCACAAATCGGCCAACTCGGTCACAAATCACCTTGCCTTTCCAGCCTCTTTCACTTTCTTTCAACCATGTAAACTACTACGTGGACATGCCTGCA GAAATGAGGGAGCAAGGATTCACAGAAAGTCGTCTCCAGTTGCTCTCTGATATCAGTGGTACTTTTAGGCCTGGTGTTCTGACAGCATTAGTTGGTGTGAGTGGAGCTGGGAAAACCACTCTAATGGATGTCCTGGCAGGAAGGAAAACTAGTGGATCTATTGAAGGAAGTATCACCCTCTCTGGTTACCCTAAAAAACAAGAAACTTTTGCCCGCGTGAGTGGCTATTGTGAACAAACTGATATCCATTCACCAAATGTTACTGTATATGAATCCATTCTGTACTCTGCCTGGCTGCGCCTTTCTTCAGATGTCGATGAAAATACGAGAAAG ATGTTTGTGGAGGAAGTCATGACTCTTGTGGAGCTTGATGTTTTGCGTAATGCTATGGTTGGTCTCCCTGGAGTGGGCGGGTTATCGACTGAACAAAGAAAGAGACTGACAATTGCTGTGGAGCTGGTAGCAAATCCTTCAATCATATTCATGGATGAGCCAACTTCTGGTCTTGATGCTAGAGCCGCGGCAATTGTAATGCGGGCGGTGAGAAATACAGTGAACACTGGGCGAACTGTGGTTTGCACTATCCATCAACCCAGCATCGATATATTCGAGTCTTTTGATGAG CTTCTGCTTATGAAAAGAGGAGGACGAGTTATTTATGCTGGTGAACTTGGTCAGCACTCTCATAAACTAGTTGAATATTTTGAG GCAATTCCAGGTGTTGAAAAGATCACAGAGGGATATAATCCTGCAACATGGATGCTGGAAGTTAGCTCCCCTTTAGCCGAGGCTCGCCTGAACGTAAATTTTGCTGAAATTTATGCTAATTCTGATCTTTATAG GAAAAACCAAGAACTTATTAAGGAATTAAGCATTCCCCTGCCTGGCTATGAGGATCTCTCATTTCCTATGAAGTATTCTCAGAATTTCTACAACCAATGTGTTGCAAACTTCTGGAAGCAATACAAATCTTACTGGAAGAATCCACCCCACAACGGCATGCGCTTTCTTATGACGATGATCTATGGCCTTGTATTTGGCACAGTGTTTTGGCAGAAGGGGACGAAAAT AAACTCAGAACAAGATTTGTCCAATCTACTTGGAGCCACTTATGCTGCTGTCTTCTTCCTTGGGTCTGCCAACTGCATCACAGTGCAGCCTGTTGTGTCAATCGAGAGAACTGTCTTCTACCGTGAAAAGGCGGCAGGGATGTACTCTCCATTATCCTATGCATTAGCTCAG ACATGCGTGGAGGTGATCTACAACATCTTGCAGGGGATTCAGTACACGGTCATCATCTATGTGATGATTGGATATGAGTGGAAAGCTGCAAAGTTCTTCTATTTCCTTTTCTTTATAATTTCAAGCTTCAACTACTTCACATTGTTCGGCATGATGCTGGTGGCGTTGACCTCATCTTCCATGCTTGCAAACATACCCATAGCCTTTGTATTCCCTCTTTGGAACCTTTTTGCTGGGTTCCTCGTTGCGAAACCG TTAATACCAATTTGGTGGAGGTGGTACTACTGGGCGAACCCTGTGTCCTGGACCATCTATGGTGTCATCGGGTCACAGTTTGGTGATAACACCAGTTCTTTTTCGGTCTCCGGTGGGGGCCACACGGTGGTGAAGCAATTCTTGGAGGACAGTTTGGGCATCAAGCACGATTTCCTTGGGTATGTGGTGCTCGCGCATTTCGCATACGTCATCGGATTCTTCTTAGTGTTCGGCTACTCCATCAAGGTGTTGAACTTCCAGAAACGTTAG
- the LOC123452763 gene encoding ABC transporter G family member 48-like isoform X2: MTLLLGPPSSGKSTFMRALTGKLDKALKVSGSITYCGHTFEEFYPERTSAYVSQYDLHNAEMTVRETLDFSRRCLGVGARYDMLAELAAREREAGIKPDPEIDAFMKATAVQGQESNIVTDLTLKVLGLDICADMPIGDEMIRGVSGGQRKRVTTGEMLTGPARALFMDEISTGLDSSSTFQIVKYIRQLVHVMNDTVMISLLQPPPETYNLFDDIILLSEGYVVYHGPRENILEFFESAGFRCPERKGVADFLQEVTSKKDQQQYWYLDQEQYRHVSVPEFAERFKSFHVGQQMLKELQIPFDKSKTHPAALTTNKYGQSSWESFKTVMSRELLLMKRNSFIYIFKVTQLVILGLIAMTVFLRTKMPHGKISDSGKFFGALTFSLMTVLFNGFAELQFTIKMLPTFYKQRDFLFFPPWTIGLVNIISKVPVSLVESIVWVVLTYYVMGFAPAAGRFFRMLLAFFATHQMAMGLFRFLGAVLKSMVVANTLGTFVILLVFIFGGFIIPRGDIRPWWIWAYWSSPMMYSLNAISVNEFLSSRWAKPNNGTTSIDALTVGEAILKAKGYFTRDWGFWVSIGALVGFTILFNILYLLALTYLSFGSSSNTVSDEENENETNTTIPIDEATNRPTRSQITLPFQPLSLSFNHVNYYVDMPAEMREQGFTESRLQLLSDISGTFRPGVLTALVGVSGAGKTTLMDVLAGRKTSGSIEGSITLSGYPKKQETFARVSGYCEQTDIHSPNVTVYESILYSAWLRLSSDVDENTRKMFVEEVMTLVELDVLRNAMVGLPGVGGLSTEQRKRLTIAVELVANPSIIFMDEPTSGLDARAAAIVMRAVRNTVNTGRTVVCTIHQPSIDIFESFDELLLMKRGGRVIYAGELGQHSHKLVEYFEAIPGVEKITEGYNPATWMLEVSSPLAEARLNVNFAEIYANSDLYRKNQELIKELSIPLPGYEDLSFPMKYSQNFYNQCVANFWKQYKSYWKNPPHNGMRFLMTMIYGLVFGTVFWQKGTKINSEQDLSNLLGATYAAVFFLGSANCITVQPVVSIERTVFYREKAAGMYSPLSYALAQTCVEVIYNILQGIQYTVIIYVMIGYEWKAAKFFYFLFFIISSFNYFTLFGMMLVALTSSSMLANIPIAFVFPLWNLFAGFLVAKPLIPIWWRWYYWANPVSWTIYGVIGSQFGDNTSSFSVSGGGHTVVKQFLEDSLGIKHDFLGYVVLAHFAYVIGFFLVFGYSIKVLNFQKR; encoded by the exons ATGACCCTTCTGCTTGGACCTCCATCTTCAGGAAAGAGCACATTTATGCGAGCCCTTACTGGGAAGCTCGACAAAGCCCTCAAG GTATCTGGCAGCATCACTTACTGTGGCCATACGTTTGAGGAGTTCTACCCTGAGAGGACCAGTGCGTATGTTAGTCAGTACGATCTCCACAACGCAGAGATGACCGTAAGAGAGACACTGGATTTCTCCAGGCGGTGCTTAGGCGTCGGTGCCAGATATGACATGCTCGCTGAGCTCGCTGCCAGGGAGCGTGAAGCTGGCATAAAGCCAGATCCTGAGATCGATGCTTTTATGAAAGCTACTGCGGTGCAAGGGCAGGAGAGTAATATTGTTACCGATCTTACTCTCAAG GTTCTTGGGCTTGACATTTGTGCTGATATGCCCATTGGTGACGAGATGATCAGAGGAGTTTCTGGCGGGCAGAGGAAGCGTGTAACAACTG GGGAGATGTTAACAGGACCTGCAAGGGCTTTGTTCATGGATGAAATTTCCACTGGTTTGGACAGCTCTAGCACATTTCAGATTGTGAAATACATAAGACAATTGGTCCATGTGATGAATGACACCGTGATGATCTCCCTCCTACAACCACCGCCAGAGACCTACAACCTGTTTGATGACATTATTTTGCTATCAGAAGGATACGTAGTGTACCATGGGCCACGTGAAAACATCTTGGAATTCTTTGAATCTGCTGGTTTCCGATGCCCTGAGAGGAAAGGAGTTGCTGACTTTCTTCAAGAGGTCACTTCCAAGAAAGACCAGCAACAGTACTGGTACCTTGACCAGGAGCAGTACCGTCACGTGTCTGTCCCAGAGTTTGCTGAACGTTTCAAGTCATTCCATGTAGGCCAGCAGATGCTCAAGGAGCTGCAAATTCCTTTCGACAAGTCCAAAACTCATCCTGCTGCGCTGACCACCAATAAGTATGGGCAATCCAGCTGGGAGTCATTCAAGACAGTGATGTCAAGAGAGCTGCTATTGATGAAGCGCAACTCCTTCATCTACATCTTCAAGGTTACCCAGTTGGTCATCCTTGGGCTCATTGCCATGACTGTGTTCCTCAGAACAAAGATGCCACATGGGAAGATTTCTGACAGCGGCAAATTCTTTGGTGCTTTGACTTTCAGTTTAATGACCGTCTTATTCAATGGATTTGCTGAGCTACAATTTACTATTAAAATGCTTCCTACGTTCTACAAACAGAGGGATTTCTTGTTCTTTCCTCCATGGACCATTGGACTGGTAAACATAATCTCAAAAGTTCCTGTTTCGCTTGTGGAGTCGATAGTATGGGTTGTCCTCACTTACTATGTAATGGGCTTTGCGCCTGCTGCAGGAAG GTTCTTTCGTATGCTTTTAGCTTTTTTTGCTACTCACCAAATGGCAATGGGTCTTTTCCGATTTCTTGGTGCTGTTTTGAAATCAATGGTTGTGGCCAACACCTTGGGGACGTTTGTGATCCTTCTTGTTTTCATATTTGGAGGATTTATCATACCCAGAG GTGACATCCGACCATGGTGGATTTGGGCTTACTGGTCATCTCCTATGATGTACAGCCTGAATGCGATATCCGTCAATGAATTCCTTTCAAGTAGGTGGGCCAAA CCAAACAATGGTACTACATCTATCGATGCACTAACAGTAGGCGAGGCTATTCTTAAAGCCAAAGGCTATTTCACTAGAGATTGGGGATTTTGGGTTTCTATTGGAGCCCTTGTAGGATTCACTATTTTATTCAACATATTGTACCTTCTGGCACTTACGTACTTGAGCT TTGGCAGCAGCTCAAACACAGTTTCAGACGAGGAGAATGAGAATGAGACAAACACTACAATACCTATAG ATGAAGCCACAAATCGGCCAACTCGGTCACAAATCACCTTGCCTTTCCAGCCTCTTTCACTTTCTTTCAACCATGTAAACTACTACGTGGACATGCCTGCA GAAATGAGGGAGCAAGGATTCACAGAAAGTCGTCTCCAGTTGCTCTCTGATATCAGTGGTACTTTTAGGCCTGGTGTTCTGACAGCATTAGTTGGTGTGAGTGGAGCTGGGAAAACCACTCTAATGGATGTCCTGGCAGGAAGGAAAACTAGTGGATCTATTGAAGGAAGTATCACCCTCTCTGGTTACCCTAAAAAACAAGAAACTTTTGCCCGCGTGAGTGGCTATTGTGAACAAACTGATATCCATTCACCAAATGTTACTGTATATGAATCCATTCTGTACTCTGCCTGGCTGCGCCTTTCTTCAGATGTCGATGAAAATACGAGAAAG ATGTTTGTGGAGGAAGTCATGACTCTTGTGGAGCTTGATGTTTTGCGTAATGCTATGGTTGGTCTCCCTGGAGTGGGCGGGTTATCGACTGAACAAAGAAAGAGACTGACAATTGCTGTGGAGCTGGTAGCAAATCCTTCAATCATATTCATGGATGAGCCAACTTCTGGTCTTGATGCTAGAGCCGCGGCAATTGTAATGCGGGCGGTGAGAAATACAGTGAACACTGGGCGAACTGTGGTTTGCACTATCCATCAACCCAGCATCGATATATTCGAGTCTTTTGATGAG CTTCTGCTTATGAAAAGAGGAGGACGAGTTATTTATGCTGGTGAACTTGGTCAGCACTCTCATAAACTAGTTGAATATTTTGAG GCAATTCCAGGTGTTGAAAAGATCACAGAGGGATATAATCCTGCAACATGGATGCTGGAAGTTAGCTCCCCTTTAGCCGAGGCTCGCCTGAACGTAAATTTTGCTGAAATTTATGCTAATTCTGATCTTTATAG GAAAAACCAAGAACTTATTAAGGAATTAAGCATTCCCCTGCCTGGCTATGAGGATCTCTCATTTCCTATGAAGTATTCTCAGAATTTCTACAACCAATGTGTTGCAAACTTCTGGAAGCAATACAAATCTTACTGGAAGAATCCACCCCACAACGGCATGCGCTTTCTTATGACGATGATCTATGGCCTTGTATTTGGCACAGTGTTTTGGCAGAAGGGGACGAAAAT AAACTCAGAACAAGATTTGTCCAATCTACTTGGAGCCACTTATGCTGCTGTCTTCTTCCTTGGGTCTGCCAACTGCATCACAGTGCAGCCTGTTGTGTCAATCGAGAGAACTGTCTTCTACCGTGAAAAGGCGGCAGGGATGTACTCTCCATTATCCTATGCATTAGCTCAG ACATGCGTGGAGGTGATCTACAACATCTTGCAGGGGATTCAGTACACGGTCATCATCTATGTGATGATTGGATATGAGTGGAAAGCTGCAAAGTTCTTCTATTTCCTTTTCTTTATAATTTCAAGCTTCAACTACTTCACATTGTTCGGCATGATGCTGGTGGCGTTGACCTCATCTTCCATGCTTGCAAACATACCCATAGCCTTTGTATTCCCTCTTTGGAACCTTTTTGCTGGGTTCCTCGTTGCGAAACCG TTAATACCAATTTGGTGGAGGTGGTACTACTGGGCGAACCCTGTGTCCTGGACCATCTATGGTGTCATCGGGTCACAGTTTGGTGATAACACCAGTTCTTTTTCGGTCTCCGGTGGGGGCCACACGGTGGTGAAGCAATTCTTGGAGGACAGTTTGGGCATCAAGCACGATTTCCTTGGGTATGTGGTGCTCGCGCATTTCGCATACGTCATCGGATTCTTCTTAGTGTTCGGCTACTCCATCAAGGTGTTGAACTTCCAGAAACGTTAG